The DNA region ttggacaggtggaataccacactAATAAACGCCTGTCAAGTCTAATAAGCCCTTCATAATCTAGTGGCATTTATAGCTGAACGCtgaactagatggcgctgttcgtCGCCTTCCTTTTTCATGGTAACTAAGGCCTCGTGCCTATTCAACTCGTCAGTATGACGTGCGACCTAGCCACTTTTCTCTCCCTGTCTATTTAATAACATATGCTGGCAGGACAGGATTGTCAAACGTTAAGCTTGACAAGCTAGTTATTTTGAcagcagcgccatctagtgagtcTATTATAGGTACAACTGTCAATGTTAATTTCGCATCGCTAACTGTTGGATTTTAATTCGTAGCGCGGCCGTTATGTGGTGATTGCACTTGGAGCACGCGATGTCATGCCGAGTGTGTAATGATAGGCTATAATAGGTAATCCTCTCGGCAGTGTGAGATTAACGGTGTTTGATATTATCCAATTGGATGACGATACAAACTGGGACAAATCAAAACGCGATTTTAGTACAGATAATATTTTACAGCGCAATGTTACAATTTCGGGTTTTCATATGGTAATAAACCCGTTTCATTACTGCTAGGTACGTTAACTATACCAGTTACTTTATACACATATGGAAGTCCAATACATGCATCGGAACAAATGGAAGTGTATATTTaatagtatatattttttatatattttgtctaCTCATACGCGGACAAAGTCAATTTAACAAAACTGGTCAAGTAGCTCTTTTCAGTTCGTGTAGACATTTCTAGTAGTTAAGGAACCACATTAAAATTGTCAGAACAGTTTACATCAGGCGCGTGCGTAATTTGTACGAGACTTTCAGCTAACCTGTGTTCTCTTTCCCTCAGGGCCCCGAAACATGGGTGGGAGTGCGAGCGCTGCGCGCCAGCTCCGGCGGCATCCTGGACCCGGACGACCGCGTGCGCGACGTGGCGGACGACCGCGAGACGCTCACCGCCGAGTGCGCGGCgcaggcgccggcgccgcgggCGGCGCAGGCGGACGGCGCCAGCGGCTCCAGCGCGGGTACCGCGTCCCCGGACATGTTCCGAGTAAGTACACACTGACTATAGGACCTGATTGTGGGGTCATAATCAATGTGCCGGTATAGCAATAATAAGTTTTTAGTaagaatttcatttttggtacaagcttttatcgctgactgtacttttcttacgacagacaactaatactcagcgagacaattctaaaaacccctaacacaattaggttgcattgtttcatcacagagttcctgtggccaactcctgtctccatcatcagatcaatcGATGgtgccataatattgcattgtcatgcgaTTAATACATGCAtgtaaaatttcagctcaatcggaaaccgggaagtggatcaaatttaacttgcaagatttgattacacacaaacagacagacagacaacggtcaggtgaaactaaataaaagcttgtaaaaataaagaGCGAGACGGTCACCTTAATGATTTACTACACCTTAATTAGAAGCACGTTGACTTAGGCCACACAATAGCGTAGGCACTTACGTCTTTCCGTATGGCATGGCGTTAATCCCTATTAGTTGCTCGAAGGCATGCTATACACGTCTcacctacttataaaaaaaaataaccaaacgTTTCCTTTTAGAGAAACGATCATAAGAACTAAATACCTTACCTTAACGCAAGTCTACAAACAATAGAATTTCCCTAGAGCGTGTGCGTGCTGCAAATAGTTGCATAATACAATTaagctaggtacctactacttatCCACACTCCACTGTACACACAGTAGGCACCTCGAATGTTAAACGACTACGACTGACTACTGTAGGTATAGTCAGCAAAACTATTATACTTgcatggtcaagcaaatcttgtcagtagaaaaaggcagcaaatttgaaaaatgtaggcgcgaagggataaatatcgtctcatagaaaatttgaatttcgcgccttttcttcttctactgacaagatttgcttgaccatctatagctaCGCGCTACGTGTAGTACGCTAATAACTTACagactatacctacctatttcgtTTCAGGAATTAATCAGTAATGAAATattgtaattactaattaaattcaACAGTTACTGACAAAAGGATTTTGCGAGCGTttaagttgtatccagacgagacaatttttcgccaatctgatgaaattctccgatcgaacagggccgtgcggacgcaaataccaatttgattccccgatcacatcagcagctgcggacacaaaaatgccaattttcatagtagaatgcaaattggtgatttaatttgtgtacatgtggacgctagatgagattgaccaattaatttcctgaacaaatcaactgatttcgtcagtcccgtctggatacccctttaTTTGCACGAAaacataaattatattaaattaaagttGTCTATGAAAACTGGACAAAAGACGACGCACTTTAAAAATAATCTGTATAGCCCCCTCCACACACGCACCGCGATttgcgcacgagtgtggagtaGGCTTGTCAAGTATGAGACTAAACTCACAAATTTGAATTTATTGTCATAAGTTTAAGTATATTCATAAATCAtcttttaaattgtattaatttatttcattcataAACTGTGTTattttcccaaattaataatgACCCGCGCGTTTAAAAACACAATGCGTGTGACGTGTCTGGCTGTATGGGGTAGTACCGTTGCTCCCtgtctttaaaaaaatgtattggcGGGAACAGGAGTGGACGCGCGAACTCCTGAAAAATAGTCAGGTTGGAACTTGTTTTTTGCTCGCTGTCTAGCTTGTTTGGTTTTATCAACATGGACAAATATTTACGTGTCATGTCGGCAAACAGAAACGAATTCAGGCAATCTTTTTGCTGGAAATTAAACATGGGTTTGTGTTATTCCGATTGTGCTGGTGGGCGTCGGCCAAAAGCGGTGAGTTTTAGAATAGTGTGACCCGAAATTGGTTTAATCTATAAATACAACACTAAttttagtaatatttttggCAAATGTTTATCTTATTCTCATTTGTTCATACATATAATCATTTTGATCATGAGATAATATTTCAACAATGTCAGTCAGTTTAGGCAGTAAGTAACTACAacgttttgaaattatttatgccattgtttaagtattttgtattcatTGACCTATATAGGTTACACAAGCAAGACCTATCTTACCtatctttgttttgtttttgataatataagtatttattgttacacGTTTAACAAGAAtaatcacaataaaaaatagttcTGTATTGAGTAAAAAAtcgaatatatttaatttaaatctttCATTAAACTCAGTGACATAGGCTAGCGTACTTCCGAAGCTTTCGGCCAAAAGAGTAAGGATATTTTGTTACCAGAAAAATAGTTCAAATCTTTGTTTGTATTATCTACAACGGTTGTAAGTTGGGCATGTCTCATAccaataaatataggtatatcacaaataactatttaaatagCTATTATCACCTATTCGCCGTAGTAAATGAATCAGCCTTCGGCGTAATGAGTAAAACCGTAGATAACGAAAAGTAGGCTAACTGGATTACAGTCGCAGGCACGCAGTCGACTGTTTGTAAGCTTATAAGATACTATTGGCAGTTAGCTAGCCAATCCGtacttagtttatttatttttacgcaaCTTGGCGACTGGGTTTTACTTTTAAATCGCCGCAAATATAGGTACACTTGAATTAGGTATATTATGGTTTTCTTGCGTAACTATTAGGGActttacaagaaaaaaatatggaAACGGAATGCTTTTTTTTCTTGCTCttgcaaattcaaattttcGCTGGCAGTGTGGATAGTCAATTAGTCATCAACTCATCATTGATTAGTATAAGTAAGTTTTTTATGGctactctacacgatgggccaacgcccgccactccaagggacgcatttatgcgttagagggagctagtgatattgctatctcattctaccgcatggctgcgtcccttggagtggccggcgttggcctatcgtgtagaggaaccattacaagttgtacttttctcgcGCAAGTATAAATTAGGTAACTAGTTAATTACTGTGGTATCTGACCCATCACTTGTCGTCAATCAACATGGGAATAATATCCCCGTATAATGTAATCACAAACCGTATGTACGTCCTTTACCTTACATGATGGAGAGGGCGGTAAGGCTGTAAATAATGAATTACAGTGTTCGCGGTAGGTCtttacatctgcgaagaaattcacaGGTGTGTCTGAAGTTGCCAATTTTGCGCTAGTGGGTGTAGGTGTAGCTTTTTAAGCAAAGTACTTGCCTTCTCTTTGAGTAGGCTCATTTCTTCATGGCCATTTTAATCTTCTAGAGGTTAATCAAGTCATTGTACGCGGTACCCAATTAAACCCTAAATTGTTCAAAGTCAAGATAATTAATTGTAAACATTGATCAATCTACCATTCTTTGATGTTTATTTATGATGTCACTACCTACGCTGAAGTAGATAGCCATTGTGTCTTAATTAACGTAATGTCAGTGTAAATTAGGCATGTTCGTCTTTTTGGCATTCTGTATGTTAAATATTTCATGCAAACCAGAGGAAAGAAGAAAAAGCCTAAGTAAGGAAAGAGGGAGGTACATTATTTATGTCTGTCGTCGTTCATTCCTGCGTGCCGTATCATTTGCGGTTTAAAATGAAACGTACGAGTCGTCAAGCGCTTTAAAACGTAACAGTTAACTAGATTTAATTGTCCGTTAGATGACAGTCGGCTATGGCTCAAAATAAGAATAACGTGTACTTTCTGATTCAGCGTTCTAAACTCGGTATTGATCGCGTCATCATCACATTTCCTTTTATCACCACGGTGGTTAAGAAAGAGCAGTTAATCTTCAGTGTTATCTTATTACTCTTATATCACTCTTAGTTTATTTCTCTAGCGATTTGTATGTAGTGGTTTACGTGCGCTCATTGCAACGCCTCAAGCGCATGTACAAGTTCATTTGTCATATGCAAATCCACGTAGTTGTTATGTGAAATGGCTCTCGGGTAATTTTGTCACGACAGCTAAGAGATATTCATGAGTTTATTATGGTAAATAGGCTATTTCTGAGTTTGCACTGACGCGCTGTAGTTATTTCTATAGATAAAGTTTTCCTTAATTAGCATTACCTACCTAAGCCATTTTCGACATATTTAGTCGAAAtggaaaacaatataaaaaaaattgtatacatTCTGGGCCTTGTTAATGTTGTTATCCTTCCTTCACTTCATATACCTACATTACAGAGTAATTACCTACATTACAGAGTAAACACAGAGCTACTTATGTTTCTACTTATACGCTCCAGTAACTGGCTACTGTGCTACTATTGTGCTGCAGGTGCTTAGGTAGTTATGCTAGATTCAATATTTGACTGTATCTATCAAAACAGCTAAACAGATAAAATCAACGTCTATAATCGAAACCCaattgtatataagtatttaggtAAAAATGACGtgtgaaaaatgtaggtatctaAGTTTTGTAAATggtttttaagttttaactAGACCTATTTGCAAAAATGAGCACATGGACAGTAACACGGGTCTATATAATCTATATATCCTCAGCTTGCAATTGCCAGAATTGGCAGGCCAAATTCCAGTGTATTTAAGAACCTTACAAAATTTccagggcggcggcggcgtcggCGGCAGTATGCGTGTGCCCAACTCGGAGTCGTGCGTGGAGGTGGGCGCGGCCGACCTCGAGGACGGCGCCAACGGGCTGCAAGTCCGGCGCGGCAGCGAGCCCACCCTGCACCAGGACACGTTACCTCCACAACGAACGGTAAGGTACCACTGTTGCATGAGCAAATCCGAGCCGTTGGCGCGACCTCGAGAACGGCGCCAACGGCTGCAAGTTCGGCGCAGCAGCGAGCCCACCCTGTACCAGGACACGCGTTACCTCCACAACGAACGGTAAGCTACCACTGATGCATGAGCAACTCCAAGCCATTAGCGCGACCTTGAGGACGGTGGCAACGGGCTGCAAGTCCGGTGCGGCAGCGAGCCCACCCTGCACCATGACACGTTACCTCCACAACGAACGGTAAGGTACCACTGTTGCATGAGCAACTCCGAGCCGTTGGCGCGACCTCGAGAACGGCGCCAACGGGCTGCAAATCCGGGGCGACAGCGAGCCCACCCTGCACCAGGACACGTTACCTCCACAACGAACGGTAAGGTACCACTGATGCATGAGCAACTCCGAGCCGTTGGCGCGACCTCGAGAACGGCGCCAACGGGCTGCAAGTCCGGGGCGGCAGCGAGCCCACCCTGCACCAGGACACGTTACCTCCACAACGAACGGTAAGGTACCACTGATGCATGAGCAACTCCGAGCCGTTGGCGCGACCTCGAGAACGGCGCCAACGGGCTGCAAGTCCGGGGCGGCAGCGAGCCCACCCTGCACCATGACACGTTACCTCCACAACGAACGGTAAGGTACCACTGTTGCATGAGCAACTCCGAGCCGTTGGCGCGACCTCGAGAACGGCGCCAACGGGCTGCAAGTCCGGGGCGGCAGCGAGCCCACCCTGCACCAGGACACGTTACCTCCACAACGAACGGTAAGGTACCACTGTTGCATGTTGTACTCCGACCCGTTGGCGCGACCTCGAAGACGGCGCCAACGGGCTGCAAGTCCGGCGCGGCAGCGAGCCCACCCCACCCTGCACCAGGACACGTTACCTCCACAACGAACGGTAAGGTACCACTATTGCGTGTTCAACTCCGAGCCGTTGGCGCGACCTTGACGACGGCGCCAACGGGCTGTATTAGTCTGGCGCAGCAACAAACTCACCTTGCGCCAGGATACGTTACTCCACAGCGAAAAGTTAATatgattgtattattttaaaaaaaatcggaGACAATGCGACTTCAGCAGTTGGGAGCTCTTTTTGCTCATCATAGCACTAACCGCGGGAATGGAAAGGTTCTTCAGGGGTGACCGTGAAACAGTGTAAGAAAATTTTACTAATTGTGgcttgttaagttttatgaataaggggattcTTCTGTACACTAAgtttttataacattaaaacataACAATATTTCATTCCCAGGCCACAGAGCAGACGAAACGCTGGTCAGCAGCGGTAGTCTGCCGGGACGACAACAGAACAACACAGAAAGTGCATCCGTTGCCAGATGGTCGACCACCAGACCCTGACAGACTCAATTCTGGACACTTTCAGCGACAAACCAATAGACTTTCAATGCAGTTCTCCGGACCTGGGTAAGTGTACCAACATTGTTTTTATGCCGTTTGGCACGGTTCCACAGATCCACAGAGTCCACTTTGTGTTGAATTTACAAAGACTGCGAAGGCACCAGACATAGGTTTGCTATATTTTACATCGCGTGCCTctctttagtaggtacctactattatttattcctcGTCAGAGCAAACCCCATAATGCCTAGTTTAGACTTCAGTATTCAGTAAGTCGCGATTTATCCTagattaataaattataaacagaAATCAGCAACCACAAGTTTTCTTAaggttaatcaaaattatacCTTTCATTTCAGGAGTGGAGTATGGCTAGACGCAGCCGACAGAGTGCAGAGCTACGGCAGCAAAAGCTTACCCCGCGACGCGAGGAGAGAGCCCCTCGGCCAGGACACGTCGGGCGACACCCACCGAGTCGAAGACATGTTGCGATGGGTGTCCGGAGTCAACAACGTCGCCAGCGTGCATCCGCAGGAGCGCCCACTTGATCTCTTACCTGAGGGTAAGTTTATGATCCATTTAGAAATGGCCTGGCTCCTTAGGTGCCTATTTTTTAACAAGTCTTCTAATTAGACCAAGGCACGTGAAGGTAACCCGTTGGGCAGAATATATTGGGCGGAAACTGGAATGTTGTTGTACCTAACGATAATGCTCGCTTGAAATATCTGAATATACATATTACAATGATTATTCTTATGAATATCGTGATGCGTCATATTTAAGATCCAGTATATAGTAATAGTCCTCCATGTCGTGTCCGACAACGGCGACCTTTACAAATTCCTCTGATGAGCGCGTATATGGCTCGCAAAACCGAACTTAGTTTTAAATGTCCGATCGCACTGTGCACAATAAAGCTGCCCTTGGTCGTTATAAGTGTAAGAATAGGACGGCTTAGGTCGAGACTTTCGTTGAAGGCGCTTTTGGTCCAGGTGTTCAAGTCGAGCTTCTTCGAAGCTCTTTTGAAGCCCGGTGAGGGCTTAGAATCTTTATGATCCTATATTTGCTACAATTTTCATTCCAGTGGGCAGCACGGAGCGAGCGATATCCGGCCAAGAAGTCCCAGTGAGCCCGAGCAGCAAGCCTGCGACGGCAACGCAGAACGTGTCCGTCACGCTTGTCAAAGGCGAGAAAGGACTAGGCTTCACTATCACCACCAGAGACAATCCTACGGGCGGACACTGTCCTATCTACATTAAGAATATTCTTCCTAAGGTTAGTTGGAAGCTGTTTGCTTGAAATGGACATTATTAGTCACAAAAACCCACCGTTAAAAAGCGACTCCCATACAATCAAAGATATTACGCTCTCATTTGAATACGACATGATCGTAGACCTGATTGCATGGCGGTCTAGTCTCTGTTTTTTAAAGCATGTAGAACTTACTGCTATAATTGTCGCTGTCATCGAAGATGTCGTAGGCTGTATATACGTACATACGAATGCGATAGACCATAGCACTGGTAATTGCTGCAATAATTTAAATTAGTCCATAGAGAATGCAAAAGGTGCACCTCGATCTGTGGAATAATGCGCCACATTAGTGGTGGTTGATATTAATCAACTATTTTTGAATGGATCGCTAGTTGCTCTCGGTCATTTTGAGAAGAATGGGCGGTGCATATGCAGAAATGAACGGATCGCCAGTGCCGTTGCTATTCGCCAGATCTTGAGAGAACATTCTTATTAATATTGAGTTCATTGAATCGACAGGGCGCGGCGGTGACAGACGGGCGGCTGCGCGCCGGCGACCGCCTGGTGTCCGTCAACAGCGTGTCGGTGTCGGGGCTCACGCAGCAACAAGTGGTGTCTCTGCTCCGCAACACGCCCACAGACTCCACTGTCGACATCGTGGTGCAGCGGCCTGTCAGCAGAACGCAGGTAAGATGATTCTTTGTTCAGTTAAGTATGATACTGGAATTCGATGCTCTAGGAAAGGCAACCGTTGTCATGAACAGGATTCACTCAAAACATCATTGATCATCATCAGGACCTGCATTCACACTGAAAAAATAAACTTCCTAATTTTTCTTTATAGTGTTCAGAACACTATCTAGATTATCTAGTCTATAGAGTTACCAACATTCTTATCCATTGGTTATATAATTTAGGAAACAAGGAACTTCGATGTGGTCACGACAACTTTTGAGTGCGTGTTTATCTTGGAAGTACAATTTCACCTTAATTGCAAGTAGGTATTGCAAATAATACCTAAtttaaacaattttgtttacaGAGGGTTGAGCCCCAGCAGAGTCCACAAAAATACTCAGAAAAGGCGATAGGCACGCCCAACGGCCAATCCAAACCAGTGGACGTCGGTGAGAACGGCCGGGTGTCCAGTATAGTGAGCGCCATTAACCAGGGCTCGGCACGGGGCCGGATACCCAAGAGCTCCTCGAAGGACGACCTGATCAAAGACCAGGACAGTTCGCTGCAGGAAGCTTTGAATTCTAGTTCTAACTCTGTAAGTATCCCGAAGCCTGAAGATACTGGAATCACAGACTTTATATGTCCCACTGTTGAGCACAGGCGGAGGAGAGGAGTTTCATGCAAGACATTGGGCTAAGTCCCCATGCTGCCCCAAATTGGGTTTCAAATACCCAATATTTTCCGATCATTTTAAGAGGATTGTTAATTGCACGAGTTTTTAGAGAGCGTCGTATATTAAATAGATTTGATTAGTTTCTCTTTCTCTTGCTCTCTCTCATCTTAGCATTTATAATTATCGCATACTTAGCTAATAAGATTCGTTGTGATAAGTCCCGCTTTTTATTTACTCGTAACcctctttttatttaaatttctcAATAAACTTAATTATTTTGCATTGTATCAGTTTCATAAAGCAGCTGTATATTTCCAACGACATATTTCATGACTTTTcttaatttttccattttcagATCCTTAGTTTAAGAAATCGCCTGATCCTTCGGCTCGACGTACCGGTGCACGACTCTGAGAAGGCCGGGCTGGGCATCAGCGTCAAAGGCAAGGTCACCGTGGGCACGGACCCTCAAGACCTGGGCATCTTCATCAAGTCAGTGCTGCACGGTGGCGCCGCTTCGAGAGATGGCAGGTCAGTACAGACGAAGGTTTTATACTCGAAATAAAATTGTGAATTACGTTACTTCACGGCGGAATCAACAACCGATACAGACATTCCGTACAAAGCGGATTGCACCATAAGCATGTGCAATCCGCTTTGTACGGAATGTCTGTACCACCACTGCGAACGTGAACGGGGCGGTAGCAATGCGCGAGCTCAGTTCATTAATTTTGTTTGTACGAATTGAAAGTGTTCTGCATCGACTACGTCTCCTGCTCTCAGCTACAGCGAAGTTTAATTGAGGCTCGAGCAGGGAGCGTGACGTTTGAGGTGCTCGAACTTTTCCTTTTAATGGTACAACTTTATCGATTCTTTTAGATTACACACGAACGATCAGCTGCTGAGCGTGAACGGCGTGTCCTTGGTGGGGCAGTCCAACGCCGAGGCCATGGAGACACTCCGGCGTGCCCTGCTGCACGCGAGACCCAGCGTTCGTGGCAGCATCTCGCTCACCATCGCCAGGAGAACGGGTAATGTTTCAATTTGGTGCTGTGACCAGGATACATTATTGTCTACTTTTTTCACGATACTTATTGAAAACTTTCTTATAAAGCATGACTCTGTGATTGAACTGTGATTAACTTAGTTAATTGCGGAAGGCAATTGTCAAAATAAcggtatatttatttttgcaaaaGTCACTCAATGTTTCGCCCTGAATATGACCGTAATAGAAATTCACCAAAAAAAACTTCTAATCAAAAGATTGTGAAGTTGTCGGGAAGTCTTTTGTCTAAAGAAAGTCTTTTTACCATAACTGGTATCCGTACACAGTTACGGGCCATCTGGATACCTTTGttccctctctctctctcatcGACTTGAATCGTATGAAAACTGGATGAGCGCCATCTACACTTACCTTTGGTCTATGCTAGCGGCTTCGTTGCGTTAACATCAATTCCGCATCCCCCTTTTTACCCTTATCAATCTCATAGCTCATCCCGAAAAAATCTATTGCAGATAGTATGGACAGCCTCGCTCGGTGGAAAGACGACACGCCGCCCAACGGCAACGAGTCCAGCAACACCACCAACAGCGTCGACAACAACAACAGCTCCCAAAACTTCAACACCGTCATATACAACACCGACAAAGAGAACAAACCCACCGACTACAACCAGAACAAATTCGACAACCACAAAGAGAGAAGCATAGACAACGAACACAGAGGCAGCAAGAAACACGCGTCAAtaatcacaataaataataacacgAGCTGGGTCTCCAATCAATCCGACGATAGCAAAGGGTATTTAGAAAGGGAGAAGGATACGGTTCCTCATGATCCTAAGAGAGATAGCTTTGAGTGGAGTCGTTTGGACGGTTGGAACCCTGTTATAGACAGGCTAACCGGCTTGAGGAACGAGAGCTATTATATGGCGACGCAACTGGACGCGCCGGTGACGAACGGCCATTTTAGGCCTAACGTGGGACACGTGCATATGTCGCGGTCGCCGCCCGCGCACCATAATGTTATTATTGAAGAAGACTATGGAACCACGACGAGGTACTTACTTTCATCTTATATACTTACGTGAAAAAATAGgcgttaaaaaaataatttttctcaaaaatggacggcaaagtcgactatgccgtctaaaaaataggtcgcgaagcgcggagtttatggtcagtcaaaatttaaaaagttaaaaacattgcagtctcgattttgggactgcaatgttgcatacaaattccattatttgtcgagttccaaactttttaaaagttcaaatggccatatcaaatgaaggcacaggcccattaaacagccaaacagatgattagtaccgcgactatttagttgtctcaaataggttggcgtattttcggcagaaaaatacacttctatttttttattaaaaaaataaaaaggcggcaagggcttttctctgtgaaaatatatacgtaagaacgttgcttttgtaaaatgtttctatgatatttatgtttcttgcaccatttttgagaaaagcactatatatgactcggctggaaggctacttgctggcttcggattcaattaaacggactcccaaggtcgtccgtttaaaacgaatcctcagcctgcaagtagctacttccgagcctcgacaataatgtactattacaagAAAGAGGTTCCGCAGGTCGTGTAGGTAGTGGCGACCAAAAAACCGACtcggttttattattatttgaaaCCTATTATTTGAAactaaatagagttagaccgagatAAGTGTGCATCAagaattttgatagcacacgcagtgcaagtgttactttaaatatcaaacttctatgaatacATGACATATAaaaaaacacttgcactgcgtgtgccatcaaaatcgttgcagacttatttcGGTCTAACCCTATTAAATCAATCGAAAGTCTCACCTTGTCGTCTCCATCTATTAGTTGTGAATGTGATCAATTCGTTACCTGTTACATACTTAAGCTGTGCACTATTTCGTAAAGTTTCAGTTTATCATATTTTCGCTGTCCCCATTTTTTACGCCACACTTGGTACTGCAATAAGTGTAGTAGCCAGGTGCCAAAATCGGGGTAAAGTAAATGCTCGGATGTGAAGTTATTTTCCATTATTTGGGAAATATTCATTGAGGAGCTACACGTTTTGAAGTTTAACACGTTAAACATTTATTATAGGGTGTTCGCTTGAGCGTCAGAAGTCGTATTAGCCCTCATTCACACGGGAgttttttcaacgcgcgttcgAATGGCACAAATGGATAcgtgtgtatttattcacacgatggcGGCGGCGCTTTTTattaagcgttgttggattttcgactttaagccttggtcgttaagtcgaaattagagtgcggacagattcaagcgctttcttaacgcgcgttaaaaaagctgtCGTTCGAATGGGGTCTTAGGGCTTATAGTGAGGTGACTTTTTTATACATTAATCGCGAAAAATAATAACTGTTACAGAGGGAGCACAAGTGGCCCCGGCGAGTCGGGCAGCGAGAGCGGCGCGGGCTTCAGCCGCGACGCGGTGGGGCGCCGCTCCATGTCGGAGAAGCGCCACGCCGCCATGGACGCCAAGACCACCGGCACCTACAAGAAGATCAAGGAGATCAAGGCCATGCACTGTGAGTACCTCGACAGTTCTACACACgctgacaggcgtggctcactccgcgacaATATGCGGCTacaccagttttggtgtctagcagtagtggtTGCCAAGCACCGCTATGGAAAgaacgcctgctcgcgcttgcgccaccttacggtcatatctgtcgttaatagacgcgttttattagagagtgaaccttctgtgcctagtactattatttactatGTGACGCTACATCATTTTTTATTCAAAGcgaaacgggacttaatcgcgtgcGCATaactacttttatttacttattattttgA from Cydia fagiglandana chromosome 6, ilCydFagi1.1, whole genome shotgun sequence includes:
- the LOC134665256 gene encoding partitioning defective 3 homolog isoform X4, producing the protein MQFSGPGSGVWLDAADRVQSYGSKSLPRDARREPLGQDTSGDTHRVEDMLRWVSGVNNVASVHPQERPLDLLPEVGSTERAISGQEVPVSPSSKPATATQNVSVTLVKGEKGLGFTITTRDNPTGGHCPIYIKNILPKGAAVTDGRLRAGDRLVSVNSVSVSGLTQQQVVSLLRNTPTDSTVDIVVQRPVSRTQRVEPQQSPQKYSEKAIGTPNGQSKPVDVGENGRVSSIVSAINQGSARGRIPKSSSKDDLIKDQDSSLQEALNSSSNSILSLRNRLILRLDVPVHDSEKAGLGISVKGKVTVGTDPQDLGIFIKSVLHGGAASRDGRLHTNDQLLSVNGVSLVGQSNAEAMETLRRALLHARPSVRGSISLTIARRTDSMDSLARWKDDTPPNGNESSNTTNSVDNNNSSQNFNTVIYNTDKENKPTDYNQNKFDNHKERSIDNEHRGSKKHASIITINNNTSWVSNQSDDSKGYLEREKDTVPHDPKRDSFEWSRLDGWNPVIDRLTGLRNESYYMATQLDAPVTNGHFRPNVGHVHMSRSPPAHHNVIIEEDYGTTTRGSTSGPGESGSESGAGFSRDAVGRRSMSEKRHAAMDAKTTGTYKKIKEIKAMHSLQVGPSLGMRKSSSLESLQTAIQENQRNPRNEPIYARAHPPLKHWLTDGGRGPEGMVRGSPQQSSLSHKKPSLLKSLSNMLRIGKPHHKKPETEIYGRSQPGRASEKSLSREALERHNREERLEENAHNKPEVQHSRQSSGERSERAPPYRAPPQRTAPQHQGMESAWGPTGHYVNYDEIQQNLNARREKLSEVQIGQMRRQVHAQRAKVEEESRRVGATTGYHSQRSCRDPPAARPQSNYYEYESAPPKRPGKLSHYH